A genomic segment from Gossypium hirsutum isolate 1008001.06 chromosome D04, Gossypium_hirsutum_v2.1, whole genome shotgun sequence encodes:
- the LOC107898298 gene encoding uncharacterized protein — MDFVSGLPLTPTKKDSVWVAIDRLTKSTHFVRIRTDYSLQKLAKLYVSKIVRLHGCWEEHLPMVEFGYNNSFRSSIQMAPYEALYGRKCCSPLCVIEVSERKLIGPVSTGQKSYADLKHKDIEFNVGDFVFLKVSPWNNVLRFG; from the exons atggactttgttagtgggttgcctttaaccCCTACTAAGAAAGATTCGGTTTGGGTTGCaattgatagattgaccaagtccacCCATTTTGTTCGtattcgtactgattactctctCCAGAAGTTAGCAAAGCTTTATGTTTCTAagatagtgagattgcatg GCTGTTGGGAGGAGCATTTACCGATGGTAGAATTTGGCTATAATAACAGTTTTAGGTCAAGTatccaaatggcaccttacgaagctctttatggtcgtaagtgttgCTCGCCTTTATGTGTGATTGAAGTGAGTGAAAGGAAGTTGATTGGTCCAGTTTCTACAGGACAAAAGTCATATGCCGATTTGAAGCACAAGGATATTGAGTTCAATGTGGGGGATTTCGTTTTCCTTAAAGTCTCTCCATGGAAtaatgttttgagatttggttga